TTTACCGTTGCTTGCGCGAAAATAAATATTCTCCCAATCCACGTCCGGTTTTAGATGTAGTATTTGATGGTTGTCAGGAAGTACGAGACTCTGTATTTGGAGCGACAATTATTACTATAGTTGTCTTCTCACCAATTTTTGTTTTGAGTGGCGTAGAAGGGAGTATTTTTATTCCAATGGGGTTAGGTTATATGGCAGCTGTGATTGCTTCCAGCATAACAGCTTTAACAGTAACTCCAGCGTTATGTGCTATTTTATTACCTCATGGTCACTTACCAGAAAACGAACCTTGGGTAGCAAGATTTTTTAAGCGGTTTTATTCTCCTTGGTTAAATTTTTCCTTCCGCCGTTCAGGAATTATTTTAGCTGTGGCTACTGCAAGTTTAGTAGCTGCATTTGTAATTTTAGGCTCTTTCGGGAGAATATTTTTACCTGAGTTTCAGGAACAAACTTTAGTTAATTCCTTGACGCTATATCCGGGTGTATCTTTAGAAGTAGCTAATAACGCAGGTTTAGCTATTCAAGATGCACTTAAAGACGATCCCAGATTTCCTTATGTGCAGATGCGTTCAGGACGTGCGCCTGGTGACGAGGATGCGGCGGCGGTGAACTTCGGACACTTGGATGTTGAAATTAGCGATGAGGGAATGAAAGATAGGAAAGCGACGATCGCCAAGCTAAGGGAGGAATTTAGTAAATTACCAGGGGTAGCACCGAATATTGGTGGTTTTATTTCCCACCGCATGGATGAAGTTTTATCTGGGGTGAGAAGTGCGATCGCTGTCAAAATTTTCGGCCCCGACTTAGAGCAACTCCGCACTGTTGGGAGTCAAGTAAATGAAGTGATGAAAACCGTTAATGGAATTGTAGATTTACAACTTGAACCCCAAATACCCATCGAACAAATTCAAATTAAATTTAACCGTCTTGCTGCTGCTCGCTACGGTTTGACTGTCGGAAAACTTTCTGAAATTATTGAAACTGCTCTCAATGGTAAAACTGTTTCACAAGTTTTGGAAAAGCAACAAACTTTTGATTTAGTTGTCTGGTTAAATGCCGATTATCGTCAAAACCTGGATAGAATTCGCAATTTATTAGTTGATACTCCTGATGGTCAAAAGATTCCTTTAGCACAAGTTGCCACAATTGATAATGGTACTGGCCCCAACACTATTAATAGAGAAAACGTCTCTCGTTTAATTGTGGTTTCTGCGAATGCTAGTGGTAGAGATGTCCGAGCTATTGTCAATGAAATTCAGGATAAAGTTCAGCAACAAGTACAAATACCTGCTAATTACTATATCCAATACGCAGGTCAATTTGAAGCAGAAGAAAGAGCTACTCAAAATATCTTGATTTTCAGTGTCGTAGCTGTTGTTGTTGTTACGGTAATTATGTATCTTTCAGTCAAATCTATTCCCTCTACCGTCATGATTATGATTAACTTACCATTGGCATTAGTAGGAGGAGTATTTTCAGTAGCTTTAAGTGGCGGCGTAATTTCTATCGCTTCTTTAGTAGGGTTTGTAACTTTATTTGGGGTGGCAACTCGTAACGGTTTGTTGCTAGTAGATAATTACAACACCAAATATGCTGAAGGTATGCCATTGAAAGAAGTTTTAATTAAAGGTTCAATGGAAAGACTAAACGCAATTTTGATGACGGCTTTTACCTCAGCTTTAGGATTAGCACCATTGGTGATTGAAAGCGGCCCGGGAAAGGAAATTTTACAACCGCTTTCAATAGTTGTTTTGGGTGGTCTGGTTACTTCTACGGCGTTGACTTTAGTAGTTTTACCTGCGTTATATGCTAAATTCGGTAAGTTTTTACTACCCAAAAGAAGTTTGTCAATTGTGGATAATGGCAAAGTACCTGAAGGAGTATTGGAAAATTGATGTTATCTACATGAGCATTTTGTGTAACAAATTTGTGTTGATTTTTAACTATTTTGGATGAGGAGTAAATGTATGAAATCACTACAATCAGGATTAGTTATTCTAGGAAGTGCAGGACTACTTTTTTTAGGTGCTTGTAGTAATGGAACTCAAGCAAACAATTCGACAGTTAGCACTGAAGCAGCCTCGCCTGTAGCAACTACTGCAAAAACAGATACGGCTAAATCAGAGGCTGTTAAATCGGAGGACAAAACTCACAATGAATCCCATGAAGCAGGTAAAGAACATTCTCATGGTGGTCAAGTTATTGACGTAGGCCAGTACCATTTAGAGTTATTAGCTGATAAACACGATCAAGAAATCCATTTCGATTTCTTTTTAGAAAAAGGAGAAAAACACGAGAAGATTGCCAATGCTAAAGTAACTGCTCAAGTTCAGCTACCTGATGGAACTCAGAAAACCTTAGATTTAAAACATGATGCGAAGGGTCAACGCTATACAGCTTTGCTTCCTGGAACTGCTGCGGGTCAATATCAAGTAAGAGTTACTGCGGATATAGGAGGCGAAAAAGTGAACGGTCGGTTTACCGTTAATCAATAATCTCTCTAGTTTGCATAGCTGGAAAGGCAGCCACTTCCTACAGTTACAGTAGTGGTAATTACGAATAATAGTTATCTAAGTACCGTGTCCCAATTATTATAGTATG
Above is a genomic segment from Nostoc sp. MS1 containing:
- a CDS encoding efflux RND transporter permease subunit yields the protein MLTAIIKWAIARRWLVILGTIIAMIWIFRTIIQMPLDVFPSFAPPQVEIQTEAPGLAPEEVESLVSLPIESAINGTPGVSVVRSSSASGVSVVKVVFNWGTDIYQARQLITERLQQAQSKLPQGLETPQVSPNRSVIAIVLQYAFTSETTPLMEVRRIVDWQVTNRLLAVPGVSQVVAYGGDVRQYQVLVNPDKLNAFNLTLEDVVQATSAANLNAPGGYLITGDREKLIRGIGRIESIEELQQSVITSRNGTPVKIADVADVQIGAAIKRGDGSFNGKKAIIVMINKQPQADTPTVTRAIEAAMEEIKVGLPKDIKVTATFRQENYIDSSIENVREALIEGGIIVALILIPFLMNWRNLAICLTALPLSLLVGVMLLNLLGQGLNTMTLGGLAVAIGSAVDDAIVDAENVYRCLRENKYSPNPRPVLDVVFDGCQEVRDSVFGATIITIVVFSPIFVLSGVEGSIFIPMGLGYMAAVIASSITALTVTPALCAILLPHGHLPENEPWVARFFKRFYSPWLNFSFRRSGIILAVATASLVAAFVILGSFGRIFLPEFQEQTLVNSLTLYPGVSLEVANNAGLAIQDALKDDPRFPYVQMRSGRAPGDEDAAAVNFGHLDVEISDEGMKDRKATIAKLREEFSKLPGVAPNIGGFISHRMDEVLSGVRSAIAVKIFGPDLEQLRTVGSQVNEVMKTVNGIVDLQLEPQIPIEQIQIKFNRLAAARYGLTVGKLSEIIETALNGKTVSQVLEKQQTFDLVVWLNADYRQNLDRIRNLLVDTPDGQKIPLAQVATIDNGTGPNTINRENVSRLIVVSANASGRDVRAIVNEIQDKVQQQVQIPANYYIQYAGQFEAEERATQNILIFSVVAVVVVTVIMYLSVKSIPSTVMIMINLPLALVGGVFSVALSGGVISIASLVGFVTLFGVATRNGLLLVDNYNTKYAEGMPLKEVLIKGSMERLNAILMTAFTSALGLAPLVIESGPGKEILQPLSIVVLGGLVTSTALTLVVLPALYAKFGKFLLPKRSLSIVDNGKVPEGVLEN